The genomic stretch TGTATCATGGATTTTATTTGTTACACACACTTGTTGCACCCCACGAATTATAAGATATAGGGGGAGCTTCCATGTTCTTCTTGTCTATGTGTGTTGGTGTTTCGTACCGCCGATTAGTGATTATACCCGCGCTCTTCTCACTTCcgatggctagcacacaagacCCAAAGAATTATACTAGTTCGGGAATGTCTCTACGTCCAGGTTCGGCAGGAGTCATGTTCCTTGGATTGTATGCTCAGGGGCTTACAACGGGGTgcttgcaagtgggtgttcgtGCGAGCGAATGTTGTGTGTTGCAAGGGTGTGTGTGAGAGAGTCTATCTATCGAGAGAGAAGGCCCAGTTCCCTTTATATAGGTCAAGGATCGGGTGACAATGTTTTTAGAAGAGGAGGGGGTCCCCAACCTTAGAGGTCGGGGGCAATGCCGTGGACGAGATCTTCCTTGTCCTGTATTCTTGGCCTAGGGTGCGTTGGTTTGTTGAATTTAATGGTTCATGGATAGAATGGTGCATTTTGGATGGAATCATCCCACATAGGATGGTACACCCacatgtgtttggttgcttgtatatAAGATGTACAAGTTCATACatgttcttgtttggttggatgGATGTACAAGATTGGCCTTGGCCTTGGCATAATCTAGCTAGCGTTCGGGCCACCTCCCGGCAGCAGGGCGATTGGCGCGGCGTGTAAACAGGGGATATTGTTTAAAGACCAACTCACCTTGCCAGCAATATTAGGAGCAGAACCATGAACAGCTTCTGCCAGACAAATGCCACCTTCACCAATATTGCAACTGGGGTGTCACCATAAAGAATGTCACCACAAATGCCCAAGCCTCCAATCAAACCAGCACATAGATCACTAATAATGTCACCATAAAGAACTTAACTTGATAGAAGCTAGTCTACCTGGGTGTTAGCCCAAGCCTCCAATCAAACCAGCACATAGAGCACATAGTTTAAGTAATATGTCTATAATATATCCAAAAGTTCAAATACATAGCTGAACTAAACTGTTTCAAATACATAGCTGAACATGTAATTTTTGTTTATGGAATAGATTAGAAGATAACTCAACTAAAAAAACTGTTGAACTAAAAACCTGGAATGTACTCCTTGATATATCAGCCAATCCATACCATTTTGTTTGACACCGACAACCTGTTGAACGCCCTTGCTACTGAAGGATGGTCACATAAGTAAGCATAGTAGTGGACCAGGTAGGCTTCATCGAATCCGGGGACAACCATCAGATTGTCATATAGGTCTTTTGGGAACTCACTGTCTACAGAAGCAGTAGCAGTTTGCACAATATCATCTGAGAGTTTTTCAAGGCCACTGAGTAACATATATCCCAAATCATCATCACCACTTATCCTTGCCCTCCTTGTTGGTGGCTGACTGGTTGAAGATTGTCCACCGTCATCAGCACCTATCCTAGCCCTCCTTGCTGCTGGTAGTTTACTAGCTGAAGACTGACCACCAATATTGCTTGACGTTGTGGCTTCACCGTTGTTGCACGATTCCGTGGGAGCTTCACTAGCACATCCTTGTTCATTTGCAGCTCCATTACTTGCCTCCACCTTTTCCAAATCAATGAAATCTGTTCCAAGAGCTTCACTGCTTCCCTTGGCATACTTTCCAGTAGCCATAGCATTGTCAAAAATTATTTCCATCTCTCGGTAGTGCTCCAATGGTGTGTTTAGGAAGTTGGCATCATCCTTATGATCCTGCTAGGTCCAAAATAAGTAGAACAGTAATATCAGCACAATTGAACTCAAGTGAACAGAATATAGGAAATAGTGTTTTGCATTAATGGCTACTCCTACATAGAAAAAATGTAGTAAGAAATTCATGCTCAAACAATTCATGCTGCTTGAATATATCTGCCAGCTCAAACAACTCAAGTGAACAGAATATAGCTAAGACAGCACACCACATTAAAATGGGGCATGTCCCTCTCCAGCCCCTTGATTATATCTGCCAGCTCAAACAATTCATGCTGCTGTGTTCAGCTAGCTAGGGTTAACATCGACACAGATCATGAGCATTGGTAAGCTTCCAGATAATCCCAGCTAGTTGCCCGAATTTGCAGTACTGTGCGTTGGTAAGCTATGGGAGTATTGTACTACTTGCATAGCTGTATATAAACCTTCATATCATTAtctaaaagaaaatataaacCTTCAGATACAACAGGTAGCTTGATCTTGGCAGAGAAAAAAATATGTGTTAATAACACACATCATGATCTAGACAAAAGCACTTTAGAGATATGGCTCTATACTGATTTCAAAACCTGTAGAAAGACATGTAATATGAATATGCATGAAGAAATGTGGAAATATGACTACAGAACGAGAACACCGCCCATCATTGCGACAAAGAACTAATCATGAGCATCCAAACAATGATCTCATGAATGCTCATGAACAATTAGTTCCCTACAGTCATAACTCATAACTAATTACATTTCATTCCTCTACTTACTGACAAGCAACAAGAGAGCAGAAATTACTAGAGAGCAGAAAGACAGCGCACCACATTAAAATTACTAGAGAGCAGAAATATTATATAATCTTACCTTGATGTATTCTTGGTAGTGACCTGCATCAAGAGTAATTGTGCAAGTATCTTCATCCCAAAGAGCAGCACTGATATTCTGGAGCCTCTTCATCTTTTTATAAAGTTTTTTCCACTTCCTCAGATGGTTACTAACTTGGGTACCAGAAACTTGACAACCCAGACTCCCATTTAAAGCCTTAGCACAACCATTAAGGTGGACTTGCTTGCACACAAAGTTGGTGCGATTGCCATTCCTCACTAGATTAGACAAGTAGGTCAGCACAAATGTTGACATCGCATTGGTCCATTGAATATGGCCCCTAGCAGCATCCATTTCCTACCAAGAAAGTGAAAAAAATATAAGGTTCCAACAGCATCGCATTAGTCCATTGAATATGGCTGATAGCAAACAATAGTAAATTGTTGCAGACAATATGTAAATCATAATAAAAATAATCACACCAGTATAATAATTTAAGAACACAAAAGGTTATAGGTacaaaaaattgcaaatattACAAAGTTCTTGTTACATAAGGACACTATATTTCATGGCCATAGTGGTTTTGTCGATCTTGCCACATCCTTTCAGCAATTAGTTGCCTCTTTTCAACCATCAACCTATGGTCATTTGCCTGTGCACTAGCTGAAGTATGGGAACTAGGTGTCAATGTGTTCTTCGGTAGAATGAAACAATCAGTGTCTTGAGAAACAACCCAGTTATGGAGGATACAACATGCTATGACAATATCGACTTGAGTAAGGTATGGGAAGAATGGCGTAGCATCATCAAGGACTTTAAATCTTCTCTTGAGTGATCCAAAGGCACGTTCTACAGTCACACGTAGAGAGGAATGCCTTAGATTGAATAGCTCCTTCTCATTTTGGACTGGATTGTTtccccactcattcaagtgatAGCGCACACCATGAAAAGGTGGCATGAATCCAAGTTTGGCTCCGTATCCCACATCCACAAGGTAGAATTTTCCTATGATATGAGGAACACAATGCTTATTTTATTGGTTTTAAGTAAATTAGTGTATGAATACATACAACTATAGTAATATTACCTTCGGGAACTCGTAAGCCACCATTCTCACGCTCTAGGGCATCTGCTAAAACCACAGCATCATGTGTTGTGCCCTCCCAACTAGCCAGAACATAAGTGAATTTCATATCAAAATCTACAGGAGCCATCACATTTTGTGTTGCAAATGACTTTCTACCACGAAAAGCTAGCTCCATTGACTTACTAACCGAGGCCCGTATATgtgttccatcaatggctcCAATACAGTCCTATTTGTTCAACACGTAAGAAGGACTAGTTCCTAGAAATATAAACCTATCAGCAAGGTACGATTGTCAAGTATCATACCTTAAAGTATGGATCCCATCTAGGGTTGCCTGCGATTTTGGTTGGGGTCTCCAAAGAAGGTGGTTGGATAAGATCATTTCTCAGCTCACCT from Setaria italica strain Yugu1 chromosome II, Setaria_italica_v2.0, whole genome shotgun sequence encodes the following:
- the LOC101777798 gene encoding uncharacterized protein LOC101777798; translated protein: MDKRQVKRRKLLINAAAYIAASMVVLYVRSRLRNRREPITYGPLVERDAARISYMNDKILRDDTTCTNMIRLKRASFFQLCQVLRERQLLCDTIHVSVEEQVAMFLHTIGHNERNRVVATNFGRSSETVSRYFRIVLNAIGELRNDLIQPPSLETPTKIAGNPRWDPYFKDCIGAIDGTHIRASVSKSMELAFRGRKSFATQNVMAPVDFDMKFTYVLASWEGTTHDAVVLADALERENGGLRVPEGKFYLVDVGYGAKLGFMPPFHGVRYHLNEWGNNPVQNEKELFNLRHSSLRVTVERAFGSLKRRFKVLDDATPFFPYLTQVDIVIACCILHNWVVSQDTDCFILPKNTLTPSSHTSASAQEMDAARGHIQWTNAMSTFVLTYLSNLVRNGNRTNFVCKQVHLNGCAKALNGSLGCQVSGTQVSNHLRKWKKLYKKMKRLQNISAALWDEDTCTITLDAGHYQEYIKDHKDDANFLNTPLEHYREMEIIFDNAMATGKYAKGSSEALGTDFIDLEKVEASNGAANEQGCASEAPTESCNNGEATTSSNIGGQSSASKLPAARRARIGADDGGQSSTSQPPTRRARISGDDDLGYMLLSGLEKLSDDIVQTATASVDSEFPKDLYDNLMVVPGFDEAYLVHYYAYLCDHPSVARAFNSDLCAGLIGGLGICGDILYGDTPVAILVKVAFVWQKLFMVLLLILLARPRIQDKEDLVHGIAPDL